The Streptomyces tubercidicus DNA segment CGGCTGTCTGCCGCTGGATACCGTTCCCGTCCAACCATCGCTGAACGGCAACGTGCGTCGTACCGAGATGTTCGCCGTGCCGCTGCGCGACCTCACGAACCCGTTTGGCCAGTCCCTTGTTCGAGGCTCCGGCCTCCGCCATGACTGCGGCCAACTTGCGGTTCGGTTCATTGCTCACGTTCTACGTACACCCACCCCGGGCGTCACGTCAAGTGTTCATCGTGTCACACCAGATGCGGCCGAGGGGGTTCATCGTGAACCCCTTGAGCGATATAGCGAACGCTTCGTGTGCACGTGAACCCCCGTATGAACACTGCCTCTTGGCCAAAGACGGTCGTTGACTGTCGAGACAGGACCCCGGCGGTGCGTGACGGCACCCCGGGGCATGGCCAACCTGATGGAAGCAGGTCGACATGCGGAACCATATCGGCAGGTTTTTCGAGTTGCTGCTGAAAGTCTTGCCGCCCGCTCCCGGGCACCATCGCGCGGCGGGGACGAGCTCAGCGGTGGGCTGCGTGGACACGCCGACAATGAGCCTCAGCGTGCCGCGGATCGCTGACCCGTACGTCTGGGGTCCGATCTGCGGTGAGGACGTTCAGCTCGTCCGCTCCTACCTCGTTGCCCACGAGCAGCAGATGCAGCGCCAGGCGGACGCTGGCCGCTGTGCCGGCTCGCTGTGCGACTCGCCGTGGATGGCGGTGGCATCGTGAGCGCCAACCTGCGTCTCCTTCCCTGGCCCGGTCCGACCGGACAGCGCTCGTACCTGTCGACCGACGACGGAGACAGCCCTCTCTCGCGGCTCGCCGACGAAATGGAAGAGGTCCAGCTCGAAACGGGAGCCGAGCTGCTCGACCACGCGGCAATGATGCTCGAAAACCAAAAGGTCAACGCCGTGGAACTCCGCTTCCTGATTGCCCGGTTAAAACACTTCGGGACGCGCTGAGGGTCGCTGAGAGCAGAGGCGGACGGCTGCCCGAACCCGAGGATGACGATGCCGACATCTGCCAGCGGGACGAGCGGATGAGTCGGACCGCACGCGAGACACCGGGATGGGAGATCGCACCGGTAGCGAGCAAGTCCGTGAACCGCGGACCGGACGGAGAGATGGCGCTGACGCTCCAGATCCACCGCTATGGGGACCTGGTCGCAACTGCTCCGCTGCGGTTGACCGTAGCTGAGGCGGAGCGGGTCCACGCTGCGCTCTGTCACGCGCTCGATCAAGAGCCCGTGCCCGATGATGCGCCGGAGTGCCGCAAGGCGATCCAGTACCCCGGCGGCCGACAACGCTTCTGACGCCTTCCGGCCTGTGACCGGCAAGAGGCACTACGCGCAACAACCGCAGACATGACGCCGGACCGCCCCTCAAACCCTGGCAGGCGCGGGGTGGTCCGGCAGGGGATCGCTCCCAAACGATCACGAACTCCGGTGCCGATGGTACCGGGGCCCTCGTCGAGTCCTCCTACGGCGTGGCCCGGCACGGACAGTGTTCAGCCAGCTTGCAGGAAAGGGACTTGAAGAATGGACGGCATCGGGGACGACGGATTCGACGGTGAGGACCTGGACCCTGACGCGGTCCAGTGGGTGCGCGGGGTGGACTACCTGGCCGGCTGGCGGGACGCGACACAGGCGGCGGCACAGCTAGGTGACGCGCTGACCGCGGCGGGTGTGGACACGACGGAAACGAAGCTGCGCGCTATCGCGGCCTCGGACGGATCGGGGGGGCGTGCGCCTGGAGCTATCGGCAGCGGCAGCCCGCGACGTTGCTATGCGGGTCCGTGCGATGACCGACCAATGGCGAGAGGTCGGTTGAGGGCCACCTGCTGTTGCGTGCTCCAGTTGGCGTGCTTCTGCGCGACTGTTGGGCACTGAAGTGTGGCGCGGTGGCGCTGGCCCAATCGTGCACTCGCCGCTGATGTGGGTCCTAGCGGTGTCTGCCCATGAGTGACGCGAGCTGAGAGCCGCCTCCGAAAGTTGAATGGTAACGGATCGGTCACTCCAGTCGGCCCGCGTGAGGTCTGCTGGGATGCTCCGGCAATGACCGAGATCTCCCGCCTTCGTGCCCTGTGTCTCGTCGCTAGCGCCCTGTTGCTGACCGGGTGCGGCAAAGAGCCAACACCTACGTCCAAGCTGGCGCAATCACCCACTGCTTCGGCATCCGCAACGTTGAGCCCGGCGGAGAAGTTCAAGGAGTGGGCGGACACAGGCGGTTCCGAGATCGTCAACACGATCGGCAAAGACCTGAGCGCCGTGGACAAGGATTCGCACCCGGCGGATCTAGAGGCGCTCAAAGACAGTTGCGCTCAGCTCACTGCGGATCTTGAGGTCGCCCAGGGTGGGGAGGCTATGCCGGACCGGGCGATGGCCAGCCGATGGGTGTTGGCGTTGAAGCATTTGAAGACGTCGGCGGCCGCATGTACGGACGGCGCGAACGGTGCGGATCAGGCGTCGTTCGACAAGATGGCTGCGGAGATGTCGATCGGTACGAAGCATTTGTCTGCGGTAGTGAAGCGCTTGAGCGAGGTCACGGGCTAGCGCTAACGGACTGGCTCGGCAGGGCCGAGGGCTTTGCGTGTCAGTGGTTGGCGCCGAGCCGATCGGGATTTCGCTGTCGGCACGGTGAGTGGGGGTGGCGGCTCAAGCTCACGGGTGGAGTGGTTGGGCCAGGACTGTAGAGATTTCCACTCGGAGGGCGCCAAGAGGACTTCCCCAGTGAGTTTCCCGAAGAGCAGATCAATCAGCCCAGCCCCTCGTTAGCCTCGACGGAAGATCCGGAATGCGCACTCCAGCCGGCGATGTGCTCGCCTACAGGACATAGAACCTCGTACAGGTCCTCGGCGGTGGCGTGGTTGAGGTGCAGAACAACGTTCATAGCGCATATCGGCTAACTGCTCGACGAAACACCGCACCCTTCTTGCGGAGGGGGAAAAGATCTTGGAGCGGAGCCAGGTGGGCTGACGCAGCTCTACAAGTTCTGACCCGAGTACTTCATGCGCGTAAGAGGCGCGCAAGAGGCGCGGAGCGGGCGCTCGGTGGTGCTGCGTGCGCCCCAACTCGGTACTCCTGAAACGTAGTACAGCAGTAGGCTGCTTGATCCGGGTTAGGGGAAGGAGTGGCGGTGTGAACCTGTCAAAGATCGAGAGGCTGGTGCGGGAGGGCGACCTCAGCCTCGACGCACTGAAGTACCTCATCAACTGCCGCGGTGAGTGCGAGTGGCTGGACTTTAAACAAGTGCTCCACCTAGACAACGACTACGGGATCGCGACTTTCACCAGGGACGCGCTGGCCATGAAGAATACGGGCGGCGGCTACCTGGTGATCGGAGTGCAGGACAAGACCTGGGTGCCGGTTGGCCTGATCGAGCAGCTTCCCTACGATACGAAGCAGCTTCGTGACAAGATCCGCCGAGGCAGTGGCTTGGACCTTCAAGTGGATATGGTCCAGCATGAGCTCCGGTATACAGGTGAGTCACGTTGGTTTGCGCTGGTGTTGGTCCGAGCGGCCCTGAAACGACGTAAGCGTCGCACACCGTCCCTCGTCCGTCATGACTTCCACCCTAAGGAGTCATACGGGCTGAGCCGTGGCGAGATCTACTTCCGCAAGGGCGACTCAACAGTCAAGATCACGAACGAGGATGAGCTCGAAGGCCTGCTGGACGACCTGGAAGACAGAACCGATCGAGAAAGTCTTGAACAGGGGTCAGTAGGCAGCGCCTTCGCCGTCGAACAGGGGACGTACCGCCTGCTGGAGCGGGACTTTGAGGAGTTCGTCGGACGGGAGCAGCTGCGAGAGCAGCTCATGAACGCCGTAGTCGGGGACCCTCGCATCTGGATCGTCAACGTGCATGGACCTGGCGGTGTAGGCAAGTCAGCCCTCGCGACGTGGGTGGCATACGACTGCCTCGACAACGGCCCGTTCGAGGCGATCCTGCAACTCACAGCGAAAGAGACGGTGCTCACAGCAGGAGGAATCACCCGCGCCAGATCCCGTACCTTGCACTCTCTGGAAGACCTACTCGATCAGATTGCCCAGCTCTTCGGGGAGACTCCACCTTCGACACTCGAAGATAAGAAGTCTCTAGTCATCGAATGGCTATCCGCTTTCTCCACCCTCTTGGTTCTGGATAATCTGGAGACAGTGGATGATGGTCGGATCATTGCGTTCATTCAAGAGCTGCCGCCATCGTCCAAGGCTAAGGTGCTGATCACAAGTCGACGCAAGACTGGCGGCTGGGAGAAGCCGGTAACGGTACCTGAGCTCAATGAGGTCGAGACTAAGGAATTCGTCAAGGTCAAGGCAGTCGAGATGGGCATCCAAATCCCGATGACCGGCCAACTGGTATCAGAGATCAATGAGTCATGTGGGGGGCTTCCGCTGGCGATTCAGTGGTTCCTCGGACGGTACAAGCGTTGTGGTGATATCAAGGCCGCACTCAAGGGCGTGCGGCACAAGGATTCTCCGGTTCTAGAATTCAGCTTCCGCAACACCTGGGACTCGCTGTCGCCAGACGCCCGGCGAGTCCTGAGCGTGATGTCGATCTTCGATGTACCGCCCAAGCACTACATGATCTCGCTGGCAGCCGATCTACCTCACGAAAGTGTCGACACGGCTTTGCGGGAGCTTGAAGATGCCACGTTAATCAGCAAGCATGTTGACCAAGCGGATGGCAGGGAAAGCTTCAGTAGCCTGCCGATCACTCTTTCTTTTGCAGCTAACCAGCTTCCGCAGTTTGGATCGCTTGAGAAAGATGCTCGCCAGCGGCTGAATCGCTACAAGCAGCAGCTTGACTTGGAGGGGTACGAAGTACGGCGCTTCATTGGCGAATTTGAACGCTATGGAATTGAGAATGACAATGATAAGCGAGGGGTCATTCTTTGTCGTCAGGGGGAATCGGAGACGTTCTCGGGTAATTACGAGGCGGCTGACGATCTCTTCAAGCAAGCGAGAGAGATTGCCCCAACCAGCTCTTACGTGCTTGCCATGAGCTCAAGTTACGAGCTGGCTCGCGGGCATATTGGACGGGCAAAGGGTTTCGCTGATTCGGCCTGCTCGCGGGCCACTCGTCTGACTGGCGGCCTGGCATACAGCACCAAGGCTCGGGTTTGTGCTGCACAAAGAGACGACAATGGACGCATTAACGCCCTCAAGCGCGCCTTGGAGTACGCCCCGGAGGATGTCGTGCAACGCCACCAGTACGGCGTGGCCCTGAGTCGAAGTGGTCGGCCCCGAGAGGCGATCGATGAGTTTACGAAGATCATCGACCTTGAGGCCCCACGTACCGTGCCCAGGGAAACCCTGGTCATGGCATTGAAGACTCGCGTCATCAATTATCGGCGCTTGGGGGAGCGTCAAATGGCCGCGGAAGACCTGGCCTTCGCTAAGTCCCTTGTGCGCGATCACCCTCACTTGGCAGGTCAGTCACACCACATTGCAGAACTTGAGGAGTGAGGGGCCAGTGGAATGGTCCCGTCAGCTGAAGTCCGAAGCAGATCTTGGGCTCCAGGCCGGGTTGACAAGTGATCTGGCGTTCCAACCCAGACGGTCTTGAAGACTGTCGTGGCGGCAACGTCACCATGGGTTCAAAGCCCACAGCCTCCGCAGGTTGGAGGCCCTCGACCAGGCAAGTCCTGGTCGAGGGCCTTCTCTGTTCCGGATCGCGACTCATCGTTGGCTGACCGTCCTTGCCTGCGGTTTACCGCCCCGTCTGGCACGGATCTGGCGCGTTCAAAGGCCTGACGCACCTCGGTCTGACAGGGCGGGGCTGAGTTCTGTGCGCTAGACAGGGGAGAACCTGCAACCGTCTGATCCGTAGCTTTAGGCAGGGCTGCGCCGCGACGATGCCTGATCGGCCGACTCGTGTTCAGCTGTTCGCCGTTGGCAGCCTATGTAAGTCGTCGTTGCCGTCAGTGTTGCCGTCACCATGACCACAGCGGAATCGGGTCGCGGTTCGGGACCGGCGAAGATCGTTTGCGACGTGGTCCGGGCATGACCGTGGTGTCCCCAGCCAGCGGAACAAATCGCCTGACGCATAGACAGCCCTCATTAGTCAGCACGCCGCAGCCGTTGGCGCCCACCCGGCCGCAACGCGGTTGACGGCCGGTGGCCCATCCGTGCCCCGCCCAATGGCCCGTTTGCGCGGGCAGCCCAGCGGTGGTCCCGTGGATGTTAGGCAACCAGTCTCCGAAGGGAGAACGGCCATGTCCGAACGTGGGTCTGACCCGAAGCTCGATGAGCCAGTGTCGTTCCGGCCGGCGGGTCTGCCGATTGGGGACCGGGAGGTCGCCCAAATCCCGCCAGGGTATGACGGCCGAACAGCGGCAGAGGACGCTGCTCAGCCAGGTGTCGTCACACCGCCAACTCCGACCGAGCCAGCACCCACGGAGGCACTGGTAACCCGTCTCCGTCGCCTGCTCGAAGAAGAGGGGTGACGTCCCGTGTGGTTGCAGTACATCAATCGGCACTCGACGGGCCTGTGGCTCATGGTGGGCTACCCAACTTCAGTGTGCGACAGCGAAGGCGGCGGCTGGGGCTCCCGGGGCTGGTACCGGCTCGAGCCCGGATCCACAGTTATTCCGCTGATGACGTTCAATCCGGCCACCA contains these protein-coding regions:
- a CDS encoding NB-ARC domain-containing protein — protein: MNLSKIERLVREGDLSLDALKYLINCRGECEWLDFKQVLHLDNDYGIATFTRDALAMKNTGGGYLVIGVQDKTWVPVGLIEQLPYDTKQLRDKIRRGSGLDLQVDMVQHELRYTGESRWFALVLVRAALKRRKRRTPSLVRHDFHPKESYGLSRGEIYFRKGDSTVKITNEDELEGLLDDLEDRTDRESLEQGSVGSAFAVEQGTYRLLERDFEEFVGREQLREQLMNAVVGDPRIWIVNVHGPGGVGKSALATWVAYDCLDNGPFEAILQLTAKETVLTAGGITRARSRTLHSLEDLLDQIAQLFGETPPSTLEDKKSLVIEWLSAFSTLLVLDNLETVDDGRIIAFIQELPPSSKAKVLITSRRKTGGWEKPVTVPELNEVETKEFVKVKAVEMGIQIPMTGQLVSEINESCGGLPLAIQWFLGRYKRCGDIKAALKGVRHKDSPVLEFSFRNTWDSLSPDARRVLSVMSIFDVPPKHYMISLAADLPHESVDTALRELEDATLISKHVDQADGRESFSSLPITLSFAANQLPQFGSLEKDARQRLNRYKQQLDLEGYEVRRFIGEFERYGIENDNDKRGVILCRQGESETFSGNYEAADDLFKQAREIAPTSSYVLAMSSSYELARGHIGRAKGFADSACSRATRLTGGLAYSTKARVCAAQRDDNGRINALKRALEYAPEDVVQRHQYGVALSRSGRPREAIDEFTKIIDLEAPRTVPRETLVMALKTRVINYRRLGERQMAAEDLAFAKSLVRDHPHLAGQSHHIAELEE